Proteins from a genomic interval of Quercus robur chromosome 9, dhQueRobu3.1, whole genome shotgun sequence:
- the LOC126699381 gene encoding uncharacterized protein LOC126699381 gives MQFFGGSEISPSPPAPTASGNNAHMMYVFNRNGVCLLYREWNRPLHTLNAQQDHKLMFGLLFSLKSLTAKMDPTNAERGNLGVPQLPGQGCSFHSFRTNTYKLSFMESPSGIKIILVTHPRTGDLRESLKYIYNLYVDYVAKNPLYTPGTPIRCELFNTNLDQYVRSIA, from the exons ATGCAATTCTTTGGGGGTTCAGAGATCAGTCCATCGCCGCCAGCACCGACGGCATCTGGGAACAATGCGCACATGATGTATGTGTTCAATAGGAATGGGGTGTGCTTGCTTTACAGAGAGTGGAATCGACCACTTCACACCCTCAATGCACAGCAAGATCACAAGCTCATGTTTGGTTTGCTTTTTTCGCTCAAGTCCTTAACTGCCAAGATGGATCCAACTAA TGCAGAGAGAGGAAACCTTGGGGTGCCTCAATTACCCGGCCAAGGTTGCTCATTTCACAGCTTTCGTACTAACACATACAAACTTAGTTTCATGGAAAGTCCTTCTGGGATAAAG ATTATTTTGGTTACTCATCCTAGGACAGGTGATTTGCGGGAATCCCTGAAGTACATTTACAACTTGTATGTTGATTATGTTGCCAAAAACCCATTGTATACTCCAGGAACTCCAATCAG GTGTGAACTATTCAATACAAATCTTGACCAATACGTAAGGAGCATTGCTTAG